In Monodelphis domestica isolate mMonDom1 chromosome 4, mMonDom1.pri, whole genome shotgun sequence, one DNA window encodes the following:
- the VASP gene encoding vasodilator-stimulated phosphoprotein isoform X1: MSENLVCSSRATVMVYDDISKKWLPAGTGPQTFSRVQIYHNPSTNAFRVVGRKMQPDQQVVINCAIVRGVKYNQATPNFHQWRDARQVWGLNFGSKEDAAQFAAGMADALEALEGGGPPPPPPPSSWSVQNGPSPEEMEQQKRQQLEHLEQVERERRVSNAGAPVAAPAGGPPPPPGPPPPPGPPPPPGLPPSGAGGAGGPPPAPPLPSAQGPGGGGGGAPGLAAAIAGAKLRKVGKDESSGPPPAPKAESTRSTGGGLMEEMSAMLARRRKATLIGEKPPAKEEPANQEEMESRIPTQNEPVRRPWEKNSTTLPRMKSSVSVTSCEAPTSTPSTHEDSDLDRIKQELLEEVRKELQKVKEEIIEAFVQELRKRGSP, encoded by the exons ATGAG TGAAAACCTAGTCTGCTCTAGCCGGGCCACAGTGATGGTTTACGATGACATCAGCAAAAAGTGGTTACCGGCCGGGACGGGGCCGCAGACCTTCAGTAGAGTCCAGATCTACCACAATCCCAGCACCAATGCCTTCCGAGTTGTGGGCCGGAAGATGCAGCCGGATCAGCAG GTTGTTATTAACTGTGCCATCGTCCGGGGTGTCAAGTACAACCAGGCCACGCCCAATTTCCACCAGTGGCGGGACGCCCGCCAGGTCTGGGGCCTCAACTTTGGCAGCAAGGAAGATGCAGCTCAGTTTGCGGCAGGGATGGCTGATGCCCTGGAGGCCTTAGAAGGAG GTGGGCCAccgccccctcctcccccttcgtCCTGGTCCGTCCAGAATGGCCCGTCACCCGAAGAGATGGAGCAGCAGAAGAG GCAGCAGCTGGAACATCTGGAACAGGTGGAAAGAGAACGGCGGGTCTCCAACGCAG GAGCCCCCGTGGCAGCCCCAGCTGGGGGACCCCCGCCCCCTCCTGGGCCCCCTCCTCCCCCCGGTCCACCTCCCCCGCCTGGGCTGCCCCCCTCAGGAGCAGGAGGGGCAGGAGGCCCGCCCCCAGCACCCCCACTCCCGTCCGCCCAGGGCCCCGGTGGGGGAGGCGGGGGCGCCCCAGGCCTGGCTGCGGCCATCGCGGGAGCCAAACTCAGGAAGGTCGGCAAG GACGAGTCTTCTGGGCCCCCTCCGGCCCCCAAGGCGGAGAGCACCCGGAGCACAGGGGGCGGCCTCATGGAGGAAATGAGTGCCATGCTGGCCCGGAG GAGGAAAGCGACGTTGATTGGGGAGAAGCCCCCGGCCAAGGAGGAACCCGCCAAC CAGGAGGAAATGGAGTCAAGAATTCCCACGCAGAACG AGCCCGTTCGGAGACCGTGGGAAAAGAATAGCACAACCCTCCCGAG GATGAAGTCGTCCGTATCAGTAACGAGCTGTGAGGCCCCTACCTCAACTCCCAGCACCCACGAGGACTCTGACCTAGACAGGATCAAACAG GAACTGCtggaggaagtgaggaaggaactCCAGAAAGTGAAAGAGGAGATAATAGAAG CTTTTGTCCAGGAGCTCCGGAAACGGGGCTCTCCCTGA
- the VASP gene encoding vasodilator-stimulated phosphoprotein isoform X2 has product MSENLVCSSRATVMVYDDISKKWLPAGTGPQTFSRVQIYHNPSTNAFRVVGRKMQPDQQVVINCAIVRGVKYNQATPNFHQWRDARQVWGLNFGSKEDAAQFAAGMADALEALEGGGPPPPPPPSSWSVQNGPSPEEMEQQKRQQLEHLEQVERERRVSNAGAPVAAPAGGPPPPPGPPPPPGPPPPPGLPPSGAGGAGGPPPAPPLPSAQGPGGGGGGAPGLAAAIAGAKLRKVGKDESSGPPPAPKAESTRSTGGGLMEEMSAMLARRRKATLIGEKPPAKEEPANEEMESRIPTQNEPVRRPWEKNSTTLPRMKSSVSVTSCEAPTSTPSTHEDSDLDRIKQELLEEVRKELQKVKEEIIEAFVQELRKRGSP; this is encoded by the exons ATGAG TGAAAACCTAGTCTGCTCTAGCCGGGCCACAGTGATGGTTTACGATGACATCAGCAAAAAGTGGTTACCGGCCGGGACGGGGCCGCAGACCTTCAGTAGAGTCCAGATCTACCACAATCCCAGCACCAATGCCTTCCGAGTTGTGGGCCGGAAGATGCAGCCGGATCAGCAG GTTGTTATTAACTGTGCCATCGTCCGGGGTGTCAAGTACAACCAGGCCACGCCCAATTTCCACCAGTGGCGGGACGCCCGCCAGGTCTGGGGCCTCAACTTTGGCAGCAAGGAAGATGCAGCTCAGTTTGCGGCAGGGATGGCTGATGCCCTGGAGGCCTTAGAAGGAG GTGGGCCAccgccccctcctcccccttcgtCCTGGTCCGTCCAGAATGGCCCGTCACCCGAAGAGATGGAGCAGCAGAAGAG GCAGCAGCTGGAACATCTGGAACAGGTGGAAAGAGAACGGCGGGTCTCCAACGCAG GAGCCCCCGTGGCAGCCCCAGCTGGGGGACCCCCGCCCCCTCCTGGGCCCCCTCCTCCCCCCGGTCCACCTCCCCCGCCTGGGCTGCCCCCCTCAGGAGCAGGAGGGGCAGGAGGCCCGCCCCCAGCACCCCCACTCCCGTCCGCCCAGGGCCCCGGTGGGGGAGGCGGGGGCGCCCCAGGCCTGGCTGCGGCCATCGCGGGAGCCAAACTCAGGAAGGTCGGCAAG GACGAGTCTTCTGGGCCCCCTCCGGCCCCCAAGGCGGAGAGCACCCGGAGCACAGGGGGCGGCCTCATGGAGGAAATGAGTGCCATGCTGGCCCGGAG GAGGAAAGCGACGTTGATTGGGGAGAAGCCCCCGGCCAAGGAGGAACCCGCCAAC GAGGAAATGGAGTCAAGAATTCCCACGCAGAACG AGCCCGTTCGGAGACCGTGGGAAAAGAATAGCACAACCCTCCCGAG GATGAAGTCGTCCGTATCAGTAACGAGCTGTGAGGCCCCTACCTCAACTCCCAGCACCCACGAGGACTCTGACCTAGACAGGATCAAACAG GAACTGCtggaggaagtgaggaaggaactCCAGAAAGTGAAAGAGGAGATAATAGAAG CTTTTGTCCAGGAGCTCCGGAAACGGGGCTCTCCCTGA
- the OPA3 gene encoding optic atrophy 3 protein, translated as MVVGAFPIAKLLYLGVRQISKPLAQRIKEGARRSQFFRTYICLPPAQLYHWVEMRTKMRILGFRGATIKPLNEEAAADLGAELLGEATIFLVGGCCLVLEYMRQSAQSRRKEEEQRNVMETVQQELGILLLTVETLETKNKELARRLGAMDELHTQVHELKELLNKSKK; from the exons ATGGTGGTGGGCGCGTTCCCCATTGCGAAGCTGCTGTACCTGGGCGTGCGGCAAATCAGCAAGCCGCTGGCCCAAAGGATTAAGGAGGGGGCGCGCCGGAGCCAGTTCTTCCGGACCTACATCTGCCTGCCGCCCGCTCAAC TGTACCACTGGGTGGAAATGCGAACAAAGATGAGGATCCTGGGCTTCCGAGGAGCCACAATTAAGCCCCTGAACGAGGAGGCTGCTGCGGACCTCGGGGCCGAGCTGCTGGGGGAGGCCACCATCTTCCTGGTGGGCGGCTGCTGCCTGGTCCTGGAGTACATGCGCCAGTCGGCCCAGTCccggagaaaggaggaggaacagCGTAACGTCATGGAGACCGTGCAGCAGGAGCTGGGCATTCTCCTCTTGACTGTGGAAACGCTGGAAACTAAGAATAAGGAGCTTGCCAGGCGCCTGGGTGCCATGGACGAGCTCCACACCCAGGTCCACGAGCTCAAGGAACTACTGAACAAAAGCAAGAAATAG